One window of Vitis riparia cultivar Riparia Gloire de Montpellier isolate 1030 chromosome 5, EGFV_Vit.rip_1.0, whole genome shotgun sequence genomic DNA carries:
- the LOC117915070 gene encoding crocetin glucosyltransferase, chloroplastic-like yields MGQHHFLIISLPLQGHINPALQFAKRLIRTGAHVTFAVSVSAHRRMPKDPTLPGLTLVPFSDAYDDGIKYSDDHAQHYMSEIKRCGSETLRRITAMSADQGRPVTCLLHTILLTWAAELARSLQVPSALLWIQSATVFTIFYHYFNGYGDVVGDCSNEGSSPIELPGLPILLSSCDIPSFLLSSNIYASVLSTFQEEMEALRKETNPKVLVNTFNALEAEALRAVDKVEVMGIGPLVPYAFLDAKDPSDTSFGGDILQDPSDCIDWLNSKPKSSVVYVSFGTLCVLSKQQMEKIARALLHSGRPFLWVIRSAPGNGEVEEEKLSCREELEEKGMIVAWCPQLDVLSHPSLGCFITHCGWNSTLECLASGVPVVAFPQWTDQGTNAKLIEDLWKTGIRVTANEEGIVESEEIKRCLEVVMGRGERGEELRRNAGKWKDLAREAVKDGGSSDYNLKVFLDELGQGSIL; encoded by the coding sequence ATGGGGCAGCACCACTTCCTCATTATATCACTTCCACTGCAAGGCCACATCAACCCAGCCCTCCAATTCGCCAAGCGCCTGATCAGAACCGGCGCCCACGTCACCTTCGCTGTCTCCGTCTCCGCCCATCGCCGAATGCCCAAAGATCCGACCCTCCCCGGTTTAACCCTAGTCCCCTTCTCCGATGCCTATGATGATGGGATAAAGTACTCCGATGATCATGCCCAGCACTATATGTCCGAGATCAAACGTTGTGGATCAGAAACCCTCAGGCGGATCACTGCAATGAGCGCTGACCAAGGCCGACCAGTTACTTGCTTACTGCACACCATCCTCCTAACTTGGGCGGCAGAACTGGCTCGTAGCCTTCAGGTTCCGTCGGCGCTTCTTTGGATTCAGAGCGCCACTGTTTTCACCATTTTCTATCATTACTTCAATGGTTATGGTGATGTGGTTGGAGACTGCAGCAATGAGGGTTCAAGTCCAATTGAGTTACCGGGGCTTCCAATACTGCTGTCTAGCTGTGATATTCCGTCTTTTTTACTCTCTTCAAACATATATGCTTCGGTGCTCTCAACATTTCAAGAGGAAATGGAGGCACTAAGGAAAGAGACGAACCCCAAAGTGCTTGTGAACACGTTCAACGCACTAGAGGCCGAGGCTCTACGAGCTGTGGATAAGGTTGAAGTGATGGGAATTGGACCTTTGGTTCCATATGCTTTCTTGGATGCTAAAGATCCATCTGATACTTCCTTCGGAGGAGATATTTTACAAGATCCGAGTGACTGCATCGATTGGTTGAACTCCAAGCCCAAGTCATCAGTCGTTTATGTATCGTTTGGGACACTTTGCGTTCTGTCAAAGCAACAAATGGAGAAGATTGCACGTGCTTTGCTACACAGCGGCAGGCCTTTCTTGTGGGTCATAAGATCAGCACCCGGAAACGGAGAAGTGGAAGAAGAGAAGCTGAGTTGCAGAGAAGAGTTGGAAGAGAAAGGGATGATAGTGGCTTGGTGTCCTCAGTTGGATGTTTTGTCACATCCATCATTGGGATGCTTCATTACACATTGTGGGTGGAACTCAACGTTAGAGTGCCTAGCTTCTGGGGTTCCAGTTGTAGCATTTCCACAATGGACAGATCAAGGGACCAACGCCAAGCTAATTGAAGATTTGTGGAAGACAGGCATTCGGGTGACAGCGAATGAGGAGGGAATAGTTGAAAGCGAGGAGATCAAGAGGTGCTTGGAAGTCGTCATGGGCCGTGGAGAAAGAGGGGAAGAATTGAGAAGGAATGCTGGGAAATGGAAGGATTTGGCAAGGGAAGCTGTGAAAGATGGTGGATCTTCGGACTACAATCTGAAGGTTTTTTTGGATGAATTGGGACAAGGCAGTATTCTTTAG
- the LOC117915043 gene encoding UDP-glycosyltransferase 75C1-like, translated as MGQHHFLIISLPLQGHINPALQFAKRLIRTGAHVTFAVSVSAHRRMPKGPTLPGLTLVPFSDGYDDGIKLEDHAQHYLSEIKRCGSETLRRITAISADQGRPVTCLVHTMLLAWAAELARSLQLPSALLWIQSATVFIIFHHYFDGYGDVVGNCSNECSDPIELPGLPMLLSSRDIPSFLLSSNIYASWIPAFQEDMEALRQETNPKVLVNTFDALEAEALRAVDKVKLIGIGPLIPSAFLDANDPSDSSFGGDIFQDPSNCIDWLNSKPKSSVVYVSFGTLCVVSKQQMEEIARALLHSGRPFLWVIRSASENGEVEEEKLSCRKELEEKGMIVVWCPQLDVLSHPSLGCFITHCGWNSTLECLASGVPVVAFPQWTDQGTNGKLIEDVWKTGVRVTANEEGIVEGEEIKRCLEVVMGGGERGEELRRNAGKWKDLAREAVKDGGSFDCNLKAFLDELGGGSTL; from the coding sequence ATGGGGCAGCACCACTTCCTCATTATATCACTTCCACTGCAAGGCCACATCAACCCAGCCCTCCAATTCGCCAAGCGCCTGATCAGAACCGGCGCCCACGTCACCTTCGCCGTCTCCGTCTCCGCTCATCGCCGCATGCCCAAAGGTCCAACCCTCCCCGGTTTAACCCTAGTTCCCTTCTCCGATGGCTATGATGATGGGATCAAGCTCGAAGATCATGCCCAACACTATTTGTCCGAGATCAAGCGTTGCGGATCAGAAACCCTCAGGCGGATCACTGCAATAAGCGCTGACCAAGGCCGACCAGTTACTTGCTTAGTGCACACCATGCTCCTTGCTTGGGCGGCAGAGCTGGCGCGTAGCCTTCAGCTTCCGTCTGCGCTACTTTGGATTCAGAGCGCCACTGTTTTCATCATATTCCATCATTACTTCGATGGCTATGGTGATGTGGTTGGTAACTGCAGCAATGAGTGTTCAGATCCAATTGAGTTACCGGGGCTTCCAATGCTGCTGTCTAGCCGTGATATTCCGTCCTTTTTACTCTCTTCAAACATATATGCTTCATGGATCCCAGCATTTCAAGAGGACATGGAGGCACTAAGGCAAGAGACGAACCCCAAAGTGCTGGTGAACACCTTCGACGCACTGGAGGCCGAGGCGCTACGAGCTGTGGATAAGGTTAAATTGATTGGAATTGGACCTTTGATCCCATCTGCTTTCTTGGATGCAAACGATCCATCTGATTCTTCTTTTGGAGGAGATATTTTCCAAGATCCGAGCAACTGCATCGATTGGTTGAACTCCAAGCCCAAGTCATCAGTCGTTTATGTATCGTTTGGGACACTTTGTGTTGTGTCAAAGCAACAAATGGAGGAGATTGCACGTGCTTTACTACACAGCGGCAGGCCTTTCTTGTGGGTAATAAGATCAGCGTCCGAAAACGGAGAAGTGGAAGAAGAGAAGCTGAGTTGCAGAAAAGAGTTGGAAGAGAAAGGGATGATAGTGGTTTGGTGTCCTCAGTTGGATGTTTTGTCACATCCATCATTGGGATGTTTCATTACACATTGTGGGTGGAACTCAACGTTAGAGTGCCTAGCTTCTGGAGTTCCAGTTGTGGCATTTCCCCAATGGACGGATCAAGGGACCAACGGGAAGCTGATTGAAGATGTGTGGAAGACAGGCGTTCGGGTGACAGCGAATGAGGAGGGAATAGTTGAAGGCGAGGAGATCAAGAGGTGCTTGGAAGTCGTCATGGGAGGTGGAGAAAGAGGGGAAGAATTGAGAAGGAATGCTGGGAAATGGAAGGATTTGGCAAGGGAAGCTGTGAAAGATGGCGGATCTTTCGACTGCAATCTGAAGGCTTTTTTGGATGAATTGGGAGGAGGCAGTACTCTTTAA